Proteins from one Mycobacterium adipatum genomic window:
- the uraH gene encoding hydroxyisourate hydrolase: protein MTLSTHVLDATTGRPAVGVAVTLTAAGTAVADGLTDADGRIAELGGQLAAGVYRLHFDTGGYFAAEGIVGFYPEVVIAFEITDLTGHYHVPLLLSPYSYSTYRGS, encoded by the coding sequence ATGACTCTGTCCACCCATGTCCTCGACGCGACCACCGGGCGGCCTGCCGTCGGGGTCGCCGTCACCCTCACCGCCGCCGGCACCGCGGTGGCCGACGGGCTCACCGATGCCGACGGGCGCATCGCCGAACTCGGCGGCCAGCTGGCCGCCGGGGTGTACCGCCTGCATTTCGACACCGGTGGCTACTTCGCCGCCGAAGGAATCGTCGGGTTCTACCCCGAGGTCGTGATCGCCTTCGAGATCACGGATCTGACAGGTCACTACCACGTTCCGCTGCTGCTGTCCCCCTACTCCTACTCCACCTACCGAGGGAGCTGA